The genome window ACACATTTTTTCCAACAATTATCTACTGAACATCGTCTTTTTGTAAGCTAACATTCTGCACCATACAACATAGCAGGTTTAATTGTCGTCTTATAAAATTTTCCCTTTACCTTTTGTATACCCTCTTGTCATATAGAATGCAGATGCTTGACGCCACTTTATACACCCTGCTTTaattctatggctaacatcttcatcaatatcctTATCTCTCTATAACATTGATCCTAAATACTGAAATATATCCTTTCTGGGCACTACTTGATCTTTCAAAATAACGTCTTCTTTCTCATGTGTAGTAGTGATGAAGTCACATCTTATATATTCATGTGTAGTAGTGATGAAGTCACACCTTTGAACTCTAGAGTCTCCCACCACAACTCTACTTTTCATGCTCGACTTTCATCAACTAGCACAACATCATCCATAAAAAGCATGCACTAAGGGATATccccttgtatgtcccttgtgactTTATCCATCACCAAGGAAAAAAAAGGTAGGAGCTCAAAGCTGATCCTTGATGTAATCCTATTCTAATCGAGAAGTCATCCATGTCTTCATCACTTGTTCGAACTAGTTACAACATTGTTGTACATATCCTTTAATGAGTTCAACTTACTTCGTTGGAGCTTAATGTTTGTCCAAAGTCCACCACATAACATTCTTTGATACTTTatcataagccttctccaagtaAAAGAAAACCATGTGTAAGTCTTTGCTCACTATATTGCTCCATCACTTGTCTTATTAAAAAAATGACTTACATGGTTGACCTTCCAGACATAAAATCAAATTGGTTCATAAAGGTTCTCGTTATTCCTCTCAAACGATGCTCGATAACTCTCTTCCATAGCTTTATAGTATGGTTCATCAACTTAATTACCCGATAGTATAGCTTTGAATATCTTACTTATTCTTATAGATCGGTACCAATGCAAGTTATTTTTAGCTTTGCCTCCACTCCCTTAGGTTGTTGCATTCACCTCTGAGGCCACCTTCCAATGCAAGTTATCATCTTCTCCCTATTGTTTGTGTCATCATCTTCCTTCCAAGTGTCCTCTTTGACGGTCTTCTCTTTGAAGACTTATGTTGTCTCCACTTTCAAATTCCACCACTTTATTGTCGCAATCTTGGGTTATTTATCCCTTACAGACACACACACACCTAAAAACGAAAGACCGTCACCATAAGCTTATGTTGAGAGACAACACACTTTCTAAGTATCACCTTGCAATCTAGACATGTTCGTTTATGCTCTCTTCCTGTGACTTTGTGAGGACAAATTCAATCTGACTAGAGTGTTGGCCACTACTATAGGTAACTAAATATGATTTTCTTTTCCTAAAGAAAGTGTTGGCTATCAACATGTCAAAAATCTCACCTATTTGCTACATGAGAAATATTTTAAAAATCTttcttgaagttgttaagctATTGAACAATGACACGCAATCATGTTGCCATGCTGGTTGGACTGAAAGCATTGTATTTTCCCTATCGGGTACATGATATGTGGTGCCTTTACTTGTGGAATCTTAGGCTTATGACTGTTTTCTCATCCTTTACAGCTTCCCATGCCCCATGTATGGAAAAGTACCTCTTTCGCTGGCACTCAGTCCTAGGATCATTTCGGAGGTTGCGAAGTTCAAACCTGACATTATTCATGCGTCTTCTCCTGGAATTATGGTAACTCTTTTAACAGTCAAATAATTAATTATCGAATCTCTCTGATTATCTATTATCGCATATGACTAAAGTTCATTACTCTTTCAGGTTTTTGGAGCTCTAGCTATTGCCAAGCTACTCGGTGTGCCCCTAGTCATGTCCTATCACACCCATGTTCCAGTGTAAGTTGACTATGAACTTTATTGCACCAAGTTTTACTGCAAACAGACAGAAGTTCAGATTTTTCATTGCCATTGAATCATATTTCTTTTTCTTGCAGATACATACCTAGATATACATTTAGCTGGCTTGTGGAGCCAATGTGGCAAGTCATAAGTGAGCATTTGCATTTTAGTTCCACCTCATCTCTTCTTTCCTAAACAGTAACTTGCATGCCTGTCTATGAAACACGCTGATTCTTGGTCGTGTTATTCCCGAAACACAGGATTCCTTCATAGAGCTGCTGATTTAACTTTAGTACCATCTGCTGCTATCAGCAAAGATTTTGAAACTGCCCAGGTCATATCAGGTTGGACATTTTTTTACACAATGTACCAGATGCACATATGTTTTTATTCATGCCATGATGCTAAAGATGTGATTTCCCTCCTTGTTCAGCTAATAGAATacgcctttggaacaaaggtgttGATTCTGCAAGCTTCCATCCTAGATTCCGCAGTCATGAGATGCGAGTCAGGCTAAGGCAATACTCTGTCTCCTTTCTTCCTGAATGTTCTGCATGCAGCAAGTTGAGATAGACTGTATAAGCTTATGTTGCTTGATGTATTCTTTCAGTGACGGTGAGCCTGAAAAACCACTGGTAATTCATGTCGGACGTTTTGGGCGTGAGAAAAGTTTGGATTTTTTGAAGATGTAAGCTATTGTGATACTTGCTCCTTTTGTGATTGATTTGATCTTTGATTCTTAGTTGACAAACATGATGCGTCTTTATTAAAAGCAGAGAGTAATGCAACTAAATTAAATGATCTAAATGCCATATTTATTCATTCTTCATTCACGCCTTACATCATTGGCTACTTGGAACTAAATTTTGCTTTATTTTTTTACCAGGGTAATGGAAAGGTTGCCTGGAGTAAGAATTGCATTTATTGGAGATGGACCATATAGGTATGGCCAACGCAGCACCTTGCTTTTATTCCTTAACTCTTACGCTATTGCTCAGTTCATTAGTCAGCACGGGTGCTGATAAGAAATCTGAACCTCATCCTTTCAAGCTGATGAGAATTAGGAAGTATTGATTTAGAAAATTTTCAGTTGAGACGTATTGATTTAGACAATTCATTGAACTTGCCGCTGTTCTGTGCATCGACATTGTTGAGCTTTTAGAGCAAGGTCTTTTACATTTTTCTCTAAACTAAACTACATGGCAGGGGTGAACTAGAGAAGATGTTTGAAGGAATGCCAGCAGTGTTCACAGGAATGATGCAGGGTGAAGAGCTCTCGCAGGCGTACGCCAGCGGCGATGTTTTCATCATGCCATCGGAGTCAGAAACGCTCGGCCAAGTGGTCCTAGAGTCCATGTCGTCGGGGGTGCCCGTCGTCGCGGCCCGTGCAGGCGGGATCCCCGACATAATCCCGGAGGACCAGGAGGGCAGGACGAGCTTCCTGTTCACCCCTGGTGACCTGGACGACTGCCTCGGCAAGGTCCAGCAGCTGCTGACGAACAGGGAGTTTAGAGAAAACATGGGGCGGACGGCCAGATCCGAGATGGAGAAGTGCGACTGGCGGGCAGCGTCCAAGACGATCCGCAACGAGTTCTACAATGCTGCTATCTGGTACTGGCGAAAGAAGCATGCGGAGCTGGTGAAGCCGCTGCAGTGGCTGGCACAGATGTTCCTGCCGGCGCCTGAGGTCCGCAGCATCATGCAATGCTGAGTGAGGATGCTGTTGCTTGCAGACATGATCCAGACAATTGATGGACGGATGGGCAGATGCATATGCACTCCTTGTAAATTGAAATTGTATGATGTATAGTGCTGTGTCGATAGGTGAGATAGTTCCCCGTTTTTGTATGGAAACTGGTATTGGACTGTGATTGGTGTGGCAATTCCATCGATTACATGTGTCTTGTGTAGCAAAACAAAATTGGAATTGTGCTATATCTTGCTGGACATTGTAACCTGTAAATTatgatcatgccattttattTAACCGAAGCGGCAGGAGCTTTGGCATAATTGTAAATAggaaaaatatatttatatagtGTAAATAGGAAAGATATATTTATAAGGCTGTGTCTAGCAGATCGTGTATGTAGTCATGTAAAATACGGTTTTGAACTGTAGACTACACATTGCACTGTTTAtatagtgaagtttgaaatagaggATGTGATGAGATACAT of Zea mays cultivar B73 chromosome 8, Zm-B73-REFERENCE-NAM-5.0, whole genome shotgun sequence contains these proteins:
- the LOC100277683 gene encoding Sulfoquinovosyl transferase SQD2 gives rise to the protein MAIGGKEVKDDLEEAPPPVLDEAMRPRRVALFVEPSPFAYISGYKNRFQNFIKHLREMGDEVIVVTNHEGVPQEFHGAKVIGSWSFPCPMYGKVPLSLALSPRIISEVAKFKPDIIHASSPGIMVFGALAIAKLLGVPLVMSYHTHVPVYIPRYTFSWLVEPMWQVIRFLHRAADLTLVPSAAISKDFETAQVISANRIRLWNKGVDSASFHPRFRSHEMRVRLSDGEPEKPLVIHVGRFGREKSLDFLKMVMERLPGVRIAFIGDGPYRGELEKMFEGMPAVFTGMMQGEELSQAYASGDVFIMPSESETLGQVVLESMSSGVPVVAARAGGIPDIIPEDQEGRTSFLFTPGDLDDCLGKVQQLLTNREFRENMGRTARSEMEKCDWRAASKTIRNEFYNAAIWYWRKKHAELVKPLQWLAQMFLPAPEVRSIMQC